Within the Acidipropionibacterium acidipropionici genome, the region GCTGTCGGTGACTCTCTGATTCCGGCCTGTTCGGGCCCCACGTGTACGCCTGCGCGCTCATCGGACGTCCTCCTCGGTCTGGCCCGGACCATCCGCCCGGGACACCAGACATCGAACAGGGAGGGACCGACATTTCTGTCAATGGAGGAGACGACTCCTCCACGTCGCTTCGCTCCTGCCTCCTCGGGCGGCGGCTCTCCGTTGTGGCGGGTGAGCGTCGCCGGCCACCCGCTGCGGATTCCGACGGTGACCGAACCCGGCACCGTGGCTCGCTTCCTCCTCGGGCGGGTCAGGGTCAGGTGGGTTGATTGAGCCTTCGCAGCGCGCCGATCGCCACCTCGCGGTCGGTGGTCGTCCAGAACCCGGGCATCGAGGCCAGCAGGAAGGAGCCGTAGCGCGCGGCCACCAGGCGCGGATCCAGCACCGCGACCACGCCCCGGTCGTCGCCGCGCCGGATGAGACGCCCCGAGCCCTGCGCCAGCAGCAGTGCGGCATGACCGGCCGAGACCGTCATGAACCCGTTCCCCCCGGCCGCGGTCACCGCCTGGGAGCGGGCCTGCATGAGAGGATCGTCGGGGCGTGGGAACGGGATCTTGTCGATGACGACCAGTCGGCAGGTGTCACCGGGCACGTCGACCCCCTGCCACAGCGACAGGGTGCCGAAGAGGCAGGCCTCGGGTTCCGCGATGAACCGGCGGGTGAGGCCGGCCAGGTGCCCCTCCCCCTGGCACATCACCGGCAGGGACGGAAGCGCCTTGCGGACGTGCTCCGCGGCCGCCACGGCGCTGCGCTGGGAGGCGAACAGCCCCAGGGTGCGCCCTCCCGCGGCCCACACGAGCTCCGCCAGGTCATCGAGAGCCTTCGGCGAGATCCCGTCGCGTCCCGGTCTGGGAAGGTCCCGTCCGACGTAGAGGATGGCCTGGCGGCGATAGTCGAAGGGAGATCCGACGTCGACCCCCCGCCAGGCCATCTCGGTGTCGAGCGCCTCGGGCCTGGCCTGGACGCGCTCGGCGGGCTGGAGGCCGACGTCGCGGGCCACCGCGGTGAAGTCCCCGCCGATCTTGAGGGTCGCGGAGGTGAGGACGGTCGTGGTGTCAGCCAGCACGCTGGCCCGCATCAGCCCGGCGACCTTGAGCGGGGCCACCTGGGCCGCCCTGCCGGCGTACTCGGACTCGCTGATCCACACGACGTCGGCCGCGGCGAGGTTCGCGATCCGCTCGGCGGTCTCGAAGATCTCTCGGACGGCCCCTTGGGCCTGGACCCGCTCCGCCCCGGCCGTGTCGGACTCCCCGTCATCGCCCCTGCCCATCGCCGAGACCGCCTGCCGTGACACGTCGCGCAGTGTCTGGGCGGCGACGATGAGAGAGCTCTCGGGATCGGTGACCCGGCCGGGCTCGGTGGCCTCCAGGGCCTCGCTCAGCACGTCGGTCTGATCGAGCAGGTCGGTGGCCAGGTCGTCGTCGAGCCAGGAACTTGCGCGGCGCGCCACGGAGTTCACCAGGGCCGGGGCGAGGGTGGCGCTGGCCGCACCGGTGAACCGGTCGACGACCTCGTGGGCCTCGTCGATGATGACGACGTCGTGCTCGGGCAGCACGGTGCCGCCGTTGAGCGCGTCGATGGCCAGCAGCGCGTGGTTGGTGACGACCAGATCGGCGTCGCGAGCCTTCTCGCGCGCCGCCTCGAAGAGGCACTCGTCGTGGAAGATGCAGCGGGTCCCCAGGCATTCGCGCACCGGCACCGACACCTGGGCCCAGGCGCGCGGCGAGTGGTCCGGTGCGTCGTCCCGGTCCCCGAGCTGGTGGTGGGCCGCCTGGTCCTCCGCCCACTCGCGCAGCATGACGACCTCCGCGCCGAGTTCGGAGTCGGTTCCCGGGGTGGCCGCCCTGGCCTGCTCGGTGAGCTGCTCGCCGGTCAGCAGGGCATCCTGGTCGGGGCGGGCGCCGTCGCGCACCCGG harbors:
- a CDS encoding ATP-dependent DNA helicase; this encodes MGDLDVGAAPAGPRPEDHLEVLRRAVEGIGGSPRPGQIEMADAVAEALEDGIHLLVQAGTGTGKSLGYLAPALTHAVAHENRVIVATATLALQAQLAHKDIPAVLDSAEKVLPRRPRTAVLKGRSNHACLYRVRDGARPDQDALLTGEQLTEQARAATPGTDSELGAEVVMLREWAEDQAAHHQLGDRDDAPDHSPRAWAQVSVPVRECLGTRCIFHDECLFEAAREKARDADLVVTNHALLAIDALNGGTVLPEHDVVIIDEAHEVVDRFTGAASATLAPALVNSVARRASSWLDDDLATDLLDQTDVLSEALEATEPGRVTDPESSLIVAAQTLRDVSRQAVSAMGRGDDGESDTAGAERVQAQGAVREIFETAERIANLAAADVVWISESEYAGRAAQVAPLKVAGLMRASVLADTTTVLTSATLKIGGDFTAVARDVGLQPAERVQARPEALDTEMAWRGVDVGSPFDYRRQAILYVGRDLPRPGRDGISPKALDDLAELVWAAGGRTLGLFASQRSAVAAAEHVRKALPSLPVMCQGEGHLAGLTRRFIAEPEACLFGTLSLWQGVDVPGDTCRLVVIDKIPFPRPDDPLMQARSQAVTAAGGNGFMTVSAGHAALLLAQGSGRLIRRGDDRGVVAVLDPRLVAARYGSFLLASMPGFWTTTDREVAIGALRRLNQPT